The following are encoded together in the Bubalus kerabau isolate K-KA32 ecotype Philippines breed swamp buffalo chromosome 3, PCC_UOA_SB_1v2, whole genome shotgun sequence genome:
- the LOC129646274 gene encoding LOW QUALITY PROTEIN: ATP synthase subunit f, mitochondrial-like (The sequence of the model RefSeq protein was modified relative to this genomic sequence to represent the inferred CDS: inserted 1 base in 1 codon; substituted 1 base at 1 genomic stop codon), with amino-acid sequence MVVRKPYEKCGKAFCCASNFAQHRRVLTGADFQDSKMASVVPLKEKKLLEVKLRELPSWILMXDFIPKGIXGAFQSAYCQYYNKLNMKKGSVAGLSMVPAGYMLFNCCRSYKELKQEQPSEYH; translated from the exons ATGGTGGTGAGGAAACCCTATGAAAAATGTGGGAAGGCTTTTTGTTGTGCCTCAAACTTTGCTCAACACAGAAGAGTTCTTACTGGAGCAGACTTCCAGGACTCCAAGATGGCGTCAGTTGTACCACTGAAGGAAAAGAAACTCCTGGAAGTCAAATTAAGGGAGCTGCCAAGCTGGATACTAATGTGAGATTTCATCCCTAAAGGCA CTGGAGCATTTCAAAGCGCTTATTGCCAATATTACAACAAGTTAAACATGAAGAAAGGGAGTGTCGCTGGGCTTTCTATGGTGCCGGCAGGTTACATGCTTTTCAACTGTTGCCGTTCTTACAAGGAACTTAAACAAGAGCAGCCAAGCGAATACCACTGA